The Pocillopora verrucosa isolate sample1 chromosome 2, ASM3666991v2, whole genome shotgun sequence genome has a segment encoding these proteins:
- the LOC131790642 gene encoding leukocyte tyrosine kinase receptor-like translates to MLDLTGQKMNESSGESANSGKTFVFSTLGARGETGPTSTLGYVGTPLEGHVTVSYGIQIWSVPETGSYVIEVFGASGANGTYVEDKSSWRTGGLGARMTGTFQLQKGTQLKILVGQEGNRTTDPHLRERPGGGGGGSFVTFPDDTPLIIAGGGGGGGIPREQFKNGDPGQSTENGGRCGGAGGYGGNLCNADTGMVDLQILGGGGAGLLGNGGGKRGFSVRFIHGGTGGKCPVSQGGFGGGGYALKAGGGGGGYSGGGVLSSPNIRVAGGGGSYNSGKNQQNMAGVNKGDGKVIITLQN, encoded by the exons ATGCTTGATCTTACG ggtcaaaaaatgaatgaatctTCCGGGGAGTCAGCAAACTCAG GCAAAACCTTTGTTTTCTCAACACTGGGAGCCAGAGGAGAAACTGGGCCGACTAGCACATTGGGGTATGTAGGAACACCGTTAGAAGGCCATGTTACTGTAAGCTATGGCATCCAAATTTGGAGTGTCCCCGAGACCGGAAGCTACGTCATCGAAGTATTTGGTGCTTCTGGTGCTAATGGCACATATGTCGAGGATAAAAGTTCATGGAGGACCGGTGGTTTAGGAGCCAGAATGACAGGAACCTTTCAGCTTCAGAAAGGAACTCAGCTTAAAATACTAGTAGGGCAGGAGGGTAATCGTACTACGGACCCTCACCTTCGTGAAAGGCCAGGGGGTGGGGGCGGGGGCAGTTTTGTGACTTTCCCTGACGACACTCCACTGATAATTGCTGgtggaggagggggtgggggaataCCGAGGGAACAATTTAAAAACGGTGATCCGGGTCAGTCAACAGAGAATGGTGGCAGGTGTGGAGGGGCAGGAGGGTATGGTGGAAATCTCTGTAATGCTGACACAGGAATGGTTGATCTCCAGATCCTTGGGGGAGGGGGAGCAGGACTGTTAGGGAACGGAGGAGGAAAACGGGGCTTTTCAGTACGTTTCATCCACGGTGGAACTGGAGGGAAATGTCCGGTTTCCCAAGGGGGATTCGGTGGGGGAGGTTATGCTTTAAAGGCTGGTGGTGGAGGGGGCGGGTACTCCGGTGGGGGAGTTTTAAGTAGCCCCAACATTAGGGtggcagggggagggggttcGTATAATAGCGGCAAAAATCAACAGAACATGGCGGGTGTTAACAAAGGTGACGGTAAAGTGATCATTACATTACAGAATTGA